A single window of Helicobacter macacae MIT 99-5501 DNA harbors:
- the purM gene encoding phosphoribosylformylglycinamidine cyclo-ligase has translation MSSHNSTQSHKTFTYRDSGVDIDEGNALVDSLKSIVKRTFDSNVIGSIGSFAGAYSLPGGYKEPILLACTDGVGTKLRLAIEAKKLDFVGIDLVAMCVNDLICNFGEPLFFLDYYATGKLDKEEALRVIEGIAKGCQIAGCALIGGESAEMPSMYAKGDFDLAGFSVGIAERASLELPNSIKKGDILVGFPSSGLHSNGFSLARKVFFEVEKMDFSKEISALDSSSQSGIKYIKKPLIDALLEPTTIYVPLFRQKREFIKSLAHITGGGILENLPRALPKHLGASVNIDAIPSQEIFERLCGFVEIEEAYRVFNMGVGLIACVEEGNVDEVLRGSNGFVLGEVVSQSGITLKKGNDIVIRGES, from the coding sequence TTGTCTTCTCATAATTCTACACAATCTCATAAGACCTTTACTTACCGCGATAGTGGCGTTGATATTGATGAGGGAAATGCGTTAGTTGATTCTCTAAAATCCATTGTAAAGCGCACTTTTGATAGCAATGTCATCGGCTCTATCGGCTCTTTTGCAGGAGCATACTCACTTCCTGGCGGATACAAAGAGCCCATTTTACTAGCTTGCACTGATGGCGTAGGCACAAAGCTACGTCTTGCCATAGAGGCAAAAAAACTTGATTTTGTCGGCATAGATTTGGTGGCTATGTGTGTAAATGATTTGATTTGCAACTTTGGAGAGCCTCTGTTTTTTTTGGACTACTACGCCACAGGCAAGCTAGACAAAGAAGAGGCTTTGCGCGTGATAGAGGGCATAGCAAAGGGTTGCCAAATCGCAGGGTGCGCCCTCATAGGTGGCGAAAGCGCAGAAATGCCCTCAATGTATGCAAAGGGGGATTTTGACTTAGCTGGCTTCAGTGTGGGAATCGCAGAGAGGGCATCTTTGGAGCTACCAAATAGCATAAAAAAGGGCGACATTTTGGTGGGATTCCCAAGCAGTGGTTTGCACTCAAATGGATTCTCGCTTGCTCGCAAAGTGTTTTTTGAAGTAGAAAAAATGGACTTTAGCAAAGAAATATCAGCACTAGATTCTAGCTCCCAAAGTGGCATAAAATATATCAAAAAGCCGCTTATAGACGCGCTTTTAGAGCCTACTACTATCTATGTGCCACTCTTTAGGCAAAAAAGAGAATTTATCAAATCTCTAGCTCATATCACAGGTGGTGGCATACTAGAGAATCTACCTCGCGCTTTGCCTAAGCACTTGGGCGCGTCTGTAAATATAGATGCTATCCCTAGCCAAGAGATTTTTGAGCGTTTGTGTGGGTTTGTAGAGATAGAGGAGGCATATCGTGTGTTTAATATGGGTGTGGGACTTATCGCGTGTGTGGAGGAGGGCAATGTCGATGAGGTTTTGCGCGGAAGTAATGGCTTTGTGCTAGGAGAGGTGGTAAGCCAAAGTGGTATCACACTCAAAAAAGGCAATGACATTGTGATAAGGGGGGAGAGTTGA
- a CDS encoding SH3 domain-containing protein, with translation MKSFFRAYTLPFLVLLIGLVMYYVMFIKSNERYSEQVEDTSSFTRHNHYQSNNFEDSNILSEFFSSIKRIVLNSNPNEYPKEEINAHFTQNTDEYATQSLQENQEIKQNDDGQIFSQESVQYSTQSTQDILENDKSPTQNPTQNLAQSQTTSQATQTIEPTKSPQTLLYYTTTRLNVRKEPSISAPLLSRLASGEKVKVIKFNDEWAQLENGGWVSAKLLTLEREDSSLQDTQMYTSLVNANIRQKPDNDSPIVGSVLKGERVRVHSIANGWARLLSGGYIALRLLQKDSD, from the coding sequence TTGAAATCTTTTTTTAGAGCATATACGCTACCATTTCTTGTCCTCCTAATCGGGCTAGTTATGTATTATGTTATGTTTATCAAAAGCAACGAACGATATAGCGAGCAAGTAGAGGATACTTCTAGCTTCACTCGGCACAATCATTACCAAAGCAATAATTTTGAGGATTCTAACATTTTGAGTGAGTTTTTTTCCTCCATAAAGAGAATCGTGCTAAATAGCAATCCAAATGAATATCCAAAAGAGGAAATAAACGCACATTTCACTCAAAACACCGATGAATACGCTACGCAAAGTTTGCAAGAAAACCAAGAAATAAAACAAAATGATGATGGGCAGATTTTCTCTCAAGAAAGTGTGCAATATAGCACTCAAAGCACGCAAGATATACTTGAGAATGACAAAAGTCCTACTCAAAACCCTACCCAAAATCTTGCCCAAAGCCAAACCACTTCTCAAGCCACTCAAACCATTGAGCCTACCAAATCCCCTCAAACCCTGCTATACTACACCACTACTAGGCTAAATGTGAGAAAAGAGCCAAGTATAAGCGCACCTCTACTTAGCAGGCTAGCAAGTGGCGAAAAAGTCAAAGTTATTAAGTTTAACGATGAGTGGGCACAGCTAGAAAATGGTGGCTGGGTAAGTGCTAAGCTATTGACTTTGGAGCGAGAGGATTCTAGCTTGCAAGACACGCAAATGTATACTTCGCTTGTAAATGCAAATATACGCCAAAAGCCTGATAATGATTCCCCTATCGTAGGCTCGGTGCTAAAGGGTGAGCGAGTGCGTGTCCACTCCATAGCAAATGGCTGGGCTAGACTACTAAGTGGTGGCTATATCGCACTTAGATTGCTTCAAAAAGATAGTGATTAG
- a CDS encoding shikimate dehydrogenase, giving the protein MKYLCVFGNPIAHSLSPLIHNFALAKLGLPFMYGRFCLDSGENLKNTFFRLNLSGANITVPFKEHALSQADELDSLAQEIGAVNTLVLESSGKLKGYNTDASGFVESIRDFMPNPDFAPRTAKSALVLGAGGSAKAVACILTKYGLEVQVANRSDSKRDFYSSRGIAYHLFSELEARDFDIVINATSASLQGELPLPKNLLSEIFTHCKLAYDLMYSKNLTPFLALAKDCHIDYKDGKDMLLWQAAKALVLFISTENTSNLYQEHQIYALMSQAINSHKA; this is encoded by the coding sequence ATGAAATATCTTTGCGTATTTGGCAATCCTATCGCCCACTCCCTCTCCCCGCTTATACATAATTTCGCCCTAGCAAAATTAGGCTTGCCTTTTATGTATGGTAGATTTTGCCTTGATAGTGGAGAGAACTTAAAAAATACATTTTTTCGTCTAAATCTTAGTGGGGCAAATATCACCGTGCCATTTAAAGAGCACGCCCTCTCTCAAGCCGATGAGCTAGATAGTCTAGCCCAAGAAATCGGCGCGGTAAATACCCTAGTGCTAGAATCTAGTGGCAAGCTAAAGGGATACAACACCGATGCGAGCGGGTTTGTAGAGAGTATAAGGGATTTTATGCCAAATCCCGATTTTGCCCCACGCACGGCAAAAAGCGCATTAGTGCTTGGTGCTGGTGGCAGTGCTAAAGCTGTGGCGTGCATATTGACAAAATATGGCTTAGAAGTGCAGGTGGCAAATCGCTCGGATTCTAAGCGGGATTTTTATTCTTCGCGTGGGATTGCGTATCATCTTTTTAGCGAGCTAGAAGCAAGGGATTTTGACATAGTCATAAACGCCACGAGTGCGAGCCTGCAAGGCGAGCTACCATTGCCTAAAAACCTACTATCAGAGATTTTTACTCACTGCAAACTAGCTTATGATTTGATGTATAGCAAAAATCTAACACCATTTTTAGCCCTAGCAAAAGATTGCCACATAGACTACAAAGACGGCAAAGATATGCTTTTGTGGCAGGCGGCAAAAGCCCTAGTGCTTTTTATCTCTACTGAAAATACATCTAATCTTTACCAAGAACACCAAATCTATGCCCTAATGTCCCAAGCGATAAATAGCCACAAAGCATAA
- a CDS encoding RNB domain-containing ribonuclease produces MKEFLISLCLGTNEIPKKYSSIYEQIKSCGAIENHQSKKHHNFFKLHCKFGIFSVSKPKSSLTKSIFLQDITKRRNDIRLSIKNTPKSLENGEIVLALLAGKFVRVIKSLSSHSTKHVQKQNLIYLEKQKGKIIGINFQDGEISTLPFSQKSLEQLPYHCVFSYENIKPKINKIYGVLEESKVDEAIALFLADRKEEFSQEAKQLAQSFGDRVEPSLYTDLSGGLYGGEIGGKAGGKVFGRADLSKLDFITIDPSDAKDHDDAIYYDEKSKVLYVAIADVSEYVLPKTALDEEAKQRLFSLYFPHKCHPMLPQELSENLCSLKANELKLALVCEIHFCATSSRKITPKSTKIYEALITPKANVSYEYIDSLLDTLESAKKSSAIFKPLKSLANPRWILSFWHIASGLKNERLKKGFDFFTKERKMTLDKEGEIESIRTILPTRAHSLIEEAMLLANVSVAMSLDSALGGKGIYRTHNPPTKDRLHALFGEIAQLGYTIKKSRAKKPQNDYSKNIHSQIAHLQSLASTQKEKEIIDRLIIKSQKEARYDCSKNEHFGLGFEAYTHFTSPIRRYSDILAHRLVKLLLRSSGTLDISFAKNLSSLPNQKEILRHINFTLESIRIATPLLNEAERGIAKCEMCFKDRKYARSAQKWQGESIYIRIIDERFPAIGVVDFAESRKEANDKSSKAKSSETKSHTPHTQATRAVQQLALQRAPNSTLQEILQGARVFVRDSSLQKHATYLAQIAQVELGSARIYANILDISTQVDSTPRAKSTKKPKNKHKTTKKQSSQKHKKQIK; encoded by the coding sequence TTGAAAGAGTTTCTCATCTCACTTTGCTTAGGCACAAATGAGATTCCCAAAAAATACTCCTCTATCTATGAGCAAATCAAATCTTGTGGCGCGATAGAAAATCACCAAAGCAAAAAGCATCATAATTTTTTTAAGCTACATTGTAAGTTTGGGATTTTTAGCGTTAGCAAACCAAAATCATCACTTACAAAATCTATTTTTTTGCAAGACATCACCAAAAGACGCAATGACATAAGGCTATCTATTAAAAATACACCAAAATCTTTGGAAAATGGCGAGATTGTGCTAGCACTTTTGGCAGGTAAATTTGTGCGCGTTATCAAGTCTTTATCAAGCCATAGCACTAAGCACGTCCAAAAACAAAATCTAATCTACCTAGAAAAGCAAAAAGGTAAAATCATCGGCATAAACTTCCAAGATGGCGAAATCTCTACCCTGCCTTTTTCGCAAAAATCCTTAGAGCAGTTGCCTTATCACTGCGTTTTTAGCTATGAAAATATAAAACCAAAGATAAATAAGATTTATGGTGTGCTAGAGGAATCAAAAGTCGATGAAGCTATCGCGCTATTTCTGGCAGATAGGAAAGAGGAGTTTAGCCAAGAAGCCAAGCAATTAGCCCAAAGCTTTGGCGATAGAGTAGAACCAAGTTTATATACAGACTTAAGCGGTGGTTTATATGGGGGCGAGATTGGTGGAAAGGCTGGTGGCAAGGTTTTTGGTAGAGCGGACTTATCCAAGCTAGATTTTATCACTATTGACCCAAGCGATGCAAAAGACCACGATGATGCGATTTACTATGATGAAAAAAGCAAGGTTTTGTATGTCGCTATCGCTGATGTAAGTGAATATGTATTGCCAAAAACCGCGCTTGATGAGGAGGCAAAGCAGCGACTTTTTAGCCTATATTTTCCACATAAATGCCACCCTATGCTACCACAAGAGCTAAGCGAAAATCTATGCTCACTCAAAGCAAATGAGCTAAAGCTAGCACTTGTATGTGAGATACACTTCTGCGCCACTTCATCACGCAAAATCACACCCAAATCCACCAAAATCTATGAAGCCCTAATCACTCCCAAAGCAAATGTAAGCTATGAGTATATCGATAGTCTTTTAGACACGCTAGAATCAGCTAAAAAATCTAGCGCAATTTTTAAACCACTAAAAAGCCTTGCAAATCCTCGCTGGATTTTGTCCTTTTGGCATATCGCAAGCGGGCTTAAAAATGAGCGATTAAAAAAAGGCTTTGATTTTTTCACAAAAGAGCGCAAGATGACTTTGGACAAAGAGGGCGAGATAGAATCTATCCGCACGATTTTGCCAACTCGCGCTCATAGCCTTATCGAAGAGGCTATGCTACTTGCAAATGTAAGTGTGGCAATGTCTTTGGATAGTGCGCTAGGAGGCAAGGGAATCTATCGCACTCACAATCCACCTACAAAAGACAGGCTGCACGCACTTTTTGGCGAGATAGCACAGCTTGGCTACACCATAAAAAAAAGTAGAGCAAAAAAGCCACAAAATGACTACTCCAAAAATATCCACTCTCAAATCGCCCACCTACAATCCCTAGCAAGCACTCAAAAAGAAAAAGAAATCATTGATAGACTAATCATAAAATCCCAAAAAGAAGCACGATATGATTGCAGCAAAAATGAGCACTTTGGGCTAGGGTTTGAGGCTTATACGCATTTTACTTCGCCTATACGCAGATATAGCGATATTTTGGCACACAGACTTGTAAAGCTACTTTTGCGCTCTAGTGGCACGCTAGATATTAGTTTTGCCAAAAATCTATCCTCCTTGCCAAACCAAAAAGAGATTTTAAGGCATATTAACTTCACCCTAGAATCTATCCGCATAGCCACACCTCTGCTAAATGAAGCAGAGCGAGGAATCGCAAAATGTGAAATGTGCTTCAAAGATAGAAAATATGCTAGAAGTGCGCAAAAATGGCAGGGGGAGTCTATTTATATTCGCATTATTGATGAGCGATTCCCTGCTATTGGTGTAGTGGATTTTGCAGAATCTAGAAAGGAAGCTAATGATAAATCTAGCAAAGCAAAATCTAGTGAGACAAAATCCCACACGCCGCACACACAGGCTACACGCGCTGTGCAACAGCTAGCACTGCAACGCGCCCCAAATTCTACTTTGCAAGAGATTTTGCAAGGGGCGCGGGTTTTTGTGCGAGATTCTAGCTTGCAAAAGCACGCTACATATCTAGCACAAATCGCCCAAGTAGAGCTAGGCAGTGCTAGAATATATGCAAACATACTTGATATAAGCACCCAAGTGGATTCTACACCAAGAGCAAAATCCACCAAAAAACCAAAAAATAAGCACAAAACAACCAAAAAACAATCAAGCCAAAAGCACAAAAAGCAAATCAAATAA